A section of the Humulus lupulus chromosome 2, drHumLupu1.1, whole genome shotgun sequence genome encodes:
- the LOC133815356 gene encoding late embryogenesis abundant protein D-34-like: MDVENTDKIEIESIWSFYHRTDVPGYPIVTESVGIIGEVVGRYGQPTATAQLSEAIAITIGEALETTAKTIGDKAVDKNDAAAIQAAEARVTGSNVVIQGGLADVALSAASIHRTINLDESKIKLGRILTDATTKLPVDKVATREDAEGVVNAELRNNPNMMTQPGGVAASVKAAATLNETATI; encoded by the exons ATGGATGTGGAAAACACCGATAAAATTGAAATAGAAAGCATCTGGTCATTTTATCAC AGGACTGACGTGCCTGGATACCCCATAGTAACTGAATCAGTCGGTATTATTGGAGAG gtGGTTGGTCGGTATGGTCAGCCGACGGCCACAGCTCAGCTGAGTGAGGCGATTGCAATAACAATAGGAGAAGCTCTAGAAACGACGGCCAAGACCATCGGGGATAAGGCGGTGGACAAGAATGACGCGGCAGCGATTCAAGCTGCGGAGGCTAGAGTGACCGGCAGTAATGTCGTAATACAAGGTGGCCTCGCCGACGTGGCTCTATCGGCGGCGTCCATTCATCGTACTATTAATCTTGATGAGAGCAAGATTAAGCTCGGACGGATTCTCACC GACGCGACTACGAAGCTGCCGGTAGACAAGGTGGCTACACGGGAGGACGCGGAAGGGGTAGTGAATGCAGAGCTGCGGAACAACCCGAATATGATGACACAGCCTGGCGGAGTAGCGGCATCTGTGAAGGCAGCTGCTACACTCAACGAAACTGCTACTATATGA